The following nucleotide sequence is from Cottoperca gobio chromosome 20, fCotGob3.1, whole genome shotgun sequence.
GGTGGAGGTTTGGAGTTTCCCTTTATTGAACTGTAAGCAGTGAAAATGACTTTTTCATGTCCAGGTGTCTTTTtctacaaacataaaaacatacgGTACAGTAATATAATttagatatatatgtaataaacaTAAAGGTACATATAAGAATTCTATTCAAATTTTGTCTGCGTCTTGACACAAACAACCCTCATTTCCTCTTCACTTGGGCGTAGAGCGCCTCGTCATCAGTCGGTGTTGAGCGGTTTGCTGTCTCGGGCACTTTGACCTGTGCGTACAGAGTTTCCTGCTGCAGTGCACCGTCTTGCTCTGAGGGCTGTTCAGGTCTCCGCTTGGAGAAGTCGATCTCTCCGTAATGGatgtcttcttctgtttttggtGCTGGCTCTTTAACAGCCAGCTCTTCAGCTGTTTGACTCTGCAAACAACACAAATTGTTGTGAGTAGCTGGATTTGGAGTCGTGACACAGCAGAAAAATCTTATAGTGTGTCACAAAATAGCTCGAAAATCAATGGTCTCCTCTTGTGAGGTCTGTACAGTTTTTAAATCTTTCCCCACAGTAGGTTGGTAACAGGATATCTGACAATATGTGTTGTGCTCTTCCTCTTATTTTACTCTTGGAGAACATTATAGAGTTCAGCTCTCAAAGATCTTAAAGTGCAGTACTGTGAAGAAACGTTTAGGATATTCCCACCTGAGTCGGTTGTTGAGTTGAACGTGTCGACTTAAACCATCTCCAACACACGAGAgtgctgtaaaataaatcatcagagagaaatacagtttgtaaatgtaatgtggaAATTGTGCTCTTTGAGACGCTGGTGCAGAGGAGTAAAACCCACAGAACACATCATCTGTGCCTTCATCTTCAGTGTGGCTGTAACTGAAACATTATCTGCTTTAATGTGTGAGACTTACCAAACACAGACAAGCAGGGAGATGAGCACGATGATCGCAATGATGATCACTGCTAGAAGATCTCGTGAAGATGTATAAGATGGTTCTGCTCATAGAAACAAACCACATATAAGTATCTACTTAAAGAAGAAGTTCCACTTTTTGCAGCAATAATTATCCCACGTGAACATTTGTATatgaaatacagagaaaagTCTTGTAGAGTTGAAGTAAATGTGGGCAAAACTACATGAAAACATCCATTTACAAAccctcacacaactcgtgcagtaaaATCCAAATTTCATTTACTACTCACTACTTTGCTGAACAAGTACACAAATTGAAAGGTTTTAGCAAAAATACATGTTTGGGCTGTACTGGACTACTTGATAAACTCAATTATGATTTAACgatttttctctgctttttgaTTCATCCTTCACCgaaaaactaagttttcttcaagaattcaactCAACATTGGGTGAGTAATCGAAGACAAATGAATTGAAAAATGGTCATTTTATGGTTGAAGTATTCGTTTAAAGATTAAAGTAAGTAGATGCAGTTCAGCTCCGTGTTTACCTTCTATAGTGAGCTGGATGTCTGAAGAGGTTTGATTACCGAGACCATTTGTGGCCACACAGTAATAAACCCCTCCACCTGTCACATTGAAGCTGTAACATCTTCCTTCAGACACTCTGACGGCTCCATCGTTGCTCTTCTTGAACCAGGTGAAGCTGCTGACGGGAGGGTTGGCTgtgctggagcagctcaggttcACCCTGCTGTCTGCTGCCCAACCTGAGGATGGACTGATGGACGTTGAGGTGTTCTTGGGAGcatctgcagatacagatgTGAGATAAGAGAGAAGCATGAGAGCCTGAATTAGATCCTGAGAAAGAAGAACCATCAGGTGCAAAAACTggttgtcttacatgaaacattgagagtctttgtctcctctgctgtcttgtGATCTGTCCCTTCATTCACAGGATAACTGGCAGAGCAGGTGATGTTCAATCC
It contains:
- the LOC115025789 gene encoding vascular cell adhesion protein 1-like, producing the protein MTRDHNVKSVCFQTPDSPPSPTIEISGDVKENVSVTINCSAATPCPHDPPQLTWTLQQNPDNIIKENADRTFTTEIQKTFILSDQHDGLNITCSASYPVNEGTDHKTAEETKTLNVSYAPKNTSTSISPSSGWAADSRVNLSCSSTANPPVSSFTWFKKSNDGAVRVSEGRCYSFNVTGGGVYYCVATNGLGNQTSSDIQLTIEEPSYTSSRDLLAVIIIAIIVLISLLVCVCTLVCWRWFKSTRSTQQPTQSQTAEELAVKEPAPKTEEDIHYGEIDFSKRRPEQPSEQDGALQQETLYAQVKVPETANRSTPTDDEALYAQVKRK